The genomic window ATCCTCTCAAGTATAGCCTGGTAGTCGTTGGTAATCATCGGTGCATTCAAATCACGGTAAATGTATCACATTTCAAAAAACCTGGCATCAAATCACCGGGTCTTTTCCAAAGTTCGTACGTGCCGCAATAACTTTATGCACTTTCTTTCTCCGGGATAATATGTCTGATGTTTCCCGGATAACGACTTATTTCAACAAGGTCACATGGCCGGTGCGGTTGATCGTTTTACCGTTGCAATCGATGGCCCTGACAAGCCACACATATACATCTTCCTGAGCTATTTCGTCAGAGCCGCCTTCCACTTTTCCATCCCAGCCTTTCAGGGAATTGGTGCGATGGATCATGTTGCCCCACCGGTCGAATATGTACATCTCAAATTCACAGATGCCGTAATAGACCGGTGTGAAGGTTTCGTTTACTCCGTCGTTGTTGGGGGAAAAGGCATTGGGAAGGTAAAAGCTGTAGATATCCTTCACGCACACAATCCGCTCCATGGTGTCTGTGCAATCAAACTGATTGATAAGGATAAGACGTACGTTGTAGCAGCCGGTATCCGAATAAGTGTGCTCAGGGTTTTGCGTGGTATCCGTCACGCCATCTCCGAAATCCCAGAACCATGCGGATGCGTTGGATGACTTATCAATGAAATTAACAGTAGGAGAGAGGATGGTGGTTGTCCACGGACTGGCATCAAAGTCGGCCTTTGGAACCGGATGTGCCGATACATAGCACGATTTGGTGAGTGTGGCACTACATCCTTCCTGCGAGGTAACGGTAAGGGATATATCGTAGCACCCCGCGGAATTGTAAATGTGACCCGGGTCTGGCAGGTCGGAGGTTGTTCCATCTCCCATGTCCCAAAAATAGGTGGAGCCTCCGGTTGAACAATTGACAAATGAAGCGCTCAGTGGTGCGCAACCCGTTGTGGAGTCGGCGAAACAGGCCACCGGTGAATCATGTATCATTACCTGTGCCGGGATCTCCGCTGAACAGCCTGAACCATCGGTGACGGTAACGTTGTAATTACCGGCACACAAACCGGTTGCGGTTGCCGAAGTTTGCGAATTGCCATCATCCCACATATATGAAAATGGTGTGGTACCACCACCGGTGACAGAAACCGTAGCCGATCCGTTACATATATTGCAGGAAGTCTTGATGGTAGAGGTATCCAGGAGGATGGCGGCAGGTTCTGTGATTAACACACATAAGGAATCTGTACATCCGTTTGCATCCGTGATGGTCACACAGTAAGTGCCCGCACCCAGATTGGAAAGATCTTCCGAAGTACTTCCCTGATCCCACATGACCGAGACAGGTGGAGAGCCACCACTGATACTGATGTCAATGGAACCATCGTTCATGCCGTTACAGGAAACCGGGGTATGTGTTTCGGTAATATGCAGCAGCGGTGGTTCTGTGATCGTTACGGTTCCTGATCCTGAGCACCCTGAGGCATCGGTGACTGTTACATTATATGTACCCGGACATAGACCGGTGGCTGTTTGTGTGGTCTGATTCCCCGTGCCTGTACTCCATAGAAATGTATGTGGTGGATTACCTCCGTCAGGTGTTACAGTTGCGGTGCCATCGCATGCGCCGTTACATACCACATCGGTTTTTGTAATGGTTACCGGAAAACCGCCAAGCTCTTTGATGGACACCTCATCGGTGGCGATGCATCCGTTCGCATCCATGATGGTCACGGTGTATGTGCCAATGCCGAGGCCGGTTGCCGTTGCTGTGGTTTGGGAGGAAGGGTCGCTCCACACATAGGTGAAGTTACCTGTGCCGCCTGAAGCGGTAACTGTTCCCGTACCTGTTGCTGAACCGCAATCGGTATCCGTGGAATCCATGGATGATGTAATGCGTAGCGGCTCATTCACGGAAACCGATGTGATGGCGGTGCAACCATTCGCATCGGTAACCGTGACATCATAAGAGCCTGAACACAAACCTGTGGCGGTCGCAGTGGCTTGTGAGGAACCATCGTTCCACTGATATTGGTACGGCGATGAGCCTCCGGATGCGGTCACGGTGGTGGCGCCATCGCAGGTGCCGAAGCATGACTGATCGGTAGAGTCCGTTGTCAGGGTCATGGCAGGAGGTGATGTGAGCGTAACAGATGTGCTGTCGGTACAACCAAAACTGTCCGTAACGGTGACATGATAAGTACCCACACATAACCCTGTTGCGGAAGATGTGTTTTGGCTGTTGGCATCGTCCCATTGGTAAGTGAAGGGGCCATTGCCGGTAGATGTGACCGTACCGGTCCCGTCACACAGACCATCACATGTTGGTGGGATGGTACTTGTTACGAGGGATGGAGGGTCGTGGACGACGACCAGTACGGAAGCGGTGTCTGAATTTCCGTCGTTGTCAGTGACGGTAACGTAGTATCTTGTTGTTGTTGCCGGGCAAACATTATGCGGTCCGCCGCCTGTTCCGATGTTAGGATTCCATGCATAGGTGTATGGTTCGGTGCCGTCCGTGGTGGTGGCTTCCAGATCGGTGCAGAAACCGAGACATATCGTATCGGGAGTGGCGGTGAGGGTCACCCTCGGGCCACATGGGATGTATACCCCATTCACAATGACCGTATCAATCCATTGGAGCGGACATACCGGATCGCTGTCTGTGACGGTGACAATGTACTGTCCCGGATCCAGGCCCGTAATGGTTTGGGTTGTTTTTCCATTGCTCCATAAATAAGTATAGGGTTGTGTACCGCTGGGGTCTGTCACGGTTACCGTGCCGGTTCCCAACACACATCCCTGCACCGGTGTACTGGCTGTATCGATACAGGTAGGGCAGGTATTCCGTAGCAGTTTTTGTACAAAACCTTTTCCGGTTACATACAAATAATCATCGTCCAGCGGATCAAACTTCAGGTCATACACGCTATTGGTCACCGGGAATGAAGCATCGAAAACCAGGTTTGAACTGTACCTCTTCACAACGCCGTTTAGCCCCACATATACCCGGCAACAGCTATCCACATCAAGTCCTGAGAACTTATCCAGAGTTCCGCCAACGGTCACACTGGTGATCATATTCCCGGTGGCAGGGTCATATGCCCTCAGGTCGTTACCATTGTAAGTATATATGCGGTCGTTGCAAATGACCATGCCGTTTACACCTGTGGACCATCCTCCGGCAAATCCTGCGGCACCACCGTTGATGAATGACCCTTGCCCCAGCTCCATCATGTTGGTGGGTTCATTGACCTTCCATATGGCTGTCCCCGGTGTGGCCACTGAAGATTTACAGAACTTGGGTGCGGTGGCAGACGAATTCGGGTTGGAGTTGGTGGAATTGGTGATGTAAACAAACTGACTGGCTTTGTCCTGTGTCAGGTAGCAAATGTCTTCGGTGTTTCCTGCTGTTCCCCAGGGGCAATAGATCGTTCCGGTGGTCAGGGATGTATCGGTCCGGATAAGATGTGAGCCGTTATTGCTTCCGCCACCTGCCCAGAGCACGCCGTTATCTACCACCTGGTTGTAATACAGGCGCCAGCCGAATTCGTTGACATTAGGTACATTTCTGGTGGTGATGGCGCCGTTGGCGGTGGCAAGAATATACCCCGTGTTCCCGGCGCCGATGCCCATACCCACGATCACCTTCCCTCCGCGAAGTACGATCATATCTCCGTAGGCACCGAGGTTGGTAGATGCCAGACCGGTGGCGGTCCACTGAAGGACGCCGGCCGTATTGAATTTTTTAACCTGGTAGTTGTAGGAAGGAACAAAGCCTCCGTTGGAAACACCGCCGCCCATTACATACACGTTGTGGTTGAAATCCAACCGTATGGTATAGCCGTCGTTGGCTGTTGTAAAGCCGGGGCTTATGCTCCAGACGGAAGTGAAGGGGTCGATGACCAGTTTTTTCGTCTTGTCGTAATCAGGAACCTTGAATGATACCGTTGTGCCATCCAGTTTGAATGAAGCGCGGACCGGTTGGCCTTTATGATCTACATAGGCGAGATCGGGCGCATGGTCCGTGATCTTCCCGTCTGCAATGTGGGCGATGATATTTCCCTGTTCGTCCACAGCAATACTTTCCATGCCGCTGTATTTCATCTTCACCCGGGAAAGATCTCCACCGGGATGAACGATGACATTGTATTTTACCCCCAGCTCTTTTGATGAATTCTTTGCAGGGAAATAGAATTCAACATCAATGTGCGGGTAAATATTTCTGTAGACCAACTTTTGATAGGCCCGTGCAATGACTGATTTGTTTGCGGCTTCCTGCCGGGGGACGCTGTATGAATAATTGTCCGGAACCATCCCGGTAACTTCCACTTTTGCTTCCGGGTTCGCATTGACCCATTCAATATGAACGTAGGCTGATTTGTCGTCAAAGAACCGGCTCAGGCTTGCATCAACCTTGCCATGCTTGCGGATATGGTGTTCGACTTCCTCCAGAATTTCATGCCGTTCTTCCGGGCTGTTATATCGC from Flavobacteriales bacterium includes these protein-coding regions:
- a CDS encoding gliding motility-associated C-terminal domain-containing protein, with the translated sequence MNTKAQCIFAFTAWLLCTTAFTTNGQNTSSPDRTDSPAAHPRAWTVTDPFSAEVFIENNGQFDQPDGQPLKDVRFAINNQGLKVYFTPSGFSYHVINIVPKPRYNSPEERHEILEEVEHHIRKHGKVDASLSRFFDDKSAYVHIEWVNANPEAKVEVTGMVPDNYSYSVPRQEAANKSVIARAYQKLVYRNIYPHIDVEFYFPAKNSSKELGVKYNVIVHPGGDLSRVKMKYSGMESIAVDEQGNIIAHIADGKITDHAPDLAYVDHKGQPVRASFKLDGTTVSFKVPDYDKTKKLVIDPFTSVWSISPGFTTANDGYTIRLDFNHNVYVMGGGVSNGGFVPSYNYQVKKFNTAGVLQWTATGLASTNLGAYGDMIVLRGGKVIVGMGIGAGNTGYILATANGAITTRNVPNVNEFGWRLYYNQVVDNGVLWAGGGSNNGSHLIRTDTSLTTGTIYCPWGTAGNTEDICYLTQDKASQFVYITNSTNSNPNSSATAPKFCKSSVATPGTAIWKVNEPTNMMELGQGSFINGGAAGFAGGWSTGVNGMVICNDRIYTYNGNDLRAYDPATGNMITSVTVGGTLDKFSGLDVDSCCRVYVGLNGVVKRYSSNLVFDASFPVTNSVYDLKFDPLDDDYLYVTGKGFVQKLLRNTCPTCIDTASTPVQGCVLGTGTVTVTDPSGTQPYTYLWSNGKTTQTITGLDPGQYIVTVTDSDPVCPLQWIDTVIVNGVYIPCGPRVTLTATPDTICLGFCTDLEATTTDGTEPYTYAWNPNIGTGGGPHNVCPATTTRYYVTVTDNDGNSDTASVLVVVHDPPSLVTSTIPPTCDGLCDGTGTVTSTGNGPFTYQWDDANSQNTSSATGLCVGTYHVTVTDSFGCTDSTSVTLTSPPAMTLTTDSTDQSCFGTCDGATTVTASGGSSPYQYQWNDGSSQATATATGLCSGSYDVTVTDANGCTAITSVSVNEPLRITSSMDSTDTDCGSATGTGTVTASGGTGNFTYVWSDPSSQTTATATGLGIGTYTVTIMDANGCIATDEVSIKELGGFPVTITKTDVVCNGACDGTATVTPDGGNPPHTFLWSTGTGNQTTQTATGLCPGTYNVTVTDASGCSGSGTVTITEPPLLHITETHTPVSCNGMNDGSIDISISGGSPPVSVMWDQGSTSEDLSNLGAGTYCVTITDANGCTDSLCVLITEPAAILLDTSTIKTSCNICNGSATVSVTGGGTTPFSYMWDDGNSQTSATATGLCAGNYNVTVTDGSGCSAEIPAQVMIHDSPVACFADSTTGCAPLSASFVNCSTGGSTYFWDMGDGTTSDLPDPGHIYNSAGCYDISLTVTSQEGCSATLTKSCYVSAHPVPKADFDASPWTTTILSPTVNFIDKSSNASAWFWDFGDGVTDTTQNPEHTYSDTGCYNVRLILINQFDCTDTMERIVCVKDIYSFYLPNAFSPNNDGVNETFTPVYYGICEFEMYIFDRWGNMIHRTNSLKGWDGKVEGGSDEIAQEDVYVWLVRAIDCNGKTINRTGHVTLLK